ACTTTATTAAAATGCGGGCAGATTGCATTTCAAACATTATCGATTATATTTGCGTCCGTAAAAAAATCATTTTTCAAAGTACAATGAGAGAAATACAATTCAGAGAAGCGCTTCGCGAGGCCATGCAGGAAGAGATGCGCAATGACGATACCATATACCTGATGGGCGAAGAGGTTGCCGAATATAATGGTGCCTACAAAGTAAGCCAGGGTATGCTTGATGAGTTTGGCGCAAAACGCGTTATTGACACGCCTATCTCTGAATTGGGTTTTGCGGGTATCGGCATCGGCTCGGCCATGAACGGCTTAAAACCGATCATCGAGTTCATGACGTTCAACTTCTCGCTTGTAGCTATTGACCAGGTAATCAACGCGGCAGCAAAAATGATGAGCATGAGCGGTGGCCAGTTTTCTGTGCCTATCGTTTTCCGTGGCCCAACCGGTAACGCGGGTATGCTTAGCTCACAACACAGCCAGTGTTTCGAAAACTGGTATGCCAACTGCCCGGGCTTAAAAGTGGTTGTTCCATCAAACCCTTACGATGCTAAAGGTCTGTTGAAATCAGCTATCCTTGATCCGGATCCGGTTATCTTTATGGAGTCGGAATTAATGTACGGCGATAAAGGCGAAGTGCCTGAAGAAACCTACTACATTGAAATAGGTAAAGCTAAAGTAGTTAAAGAAGGTACCGATGTAACCTTAGTAGGTTTTGGTAAAATAATGAAAGTGGTTAACGCCGCTGCTGAAGAACTTGCTAAAGAAGGCATCAACGCCGAGGTTATTGACCTGCGCACCGTTCGCCCTATTGACTATGCTACCGTTATTGAGTCGGTTAAGAAAACCAACCGCTTAGTAATAGTTGAAGAGAGCTGGCCATTGGGTTCTATCGCAACTGAGGTTGCTTTTAAAGTACAAAAAGATGCGTTTGATTACTTAGACGCGCCTATTCAACGTATTATGGGTGGCGATGTGCCCCTGCCGTACGCTCCTACCCTGATACAGGAGTACCTGCCAAATGCCGACAGAGTGGTTAAGGCGGTTAAACAGGTAATGTATGTTACCAAATAAGACCTCCAAACCAAACTAAATACAATTTTCAAAGCCTGCTTTTTAAGCAGGCTTTTTTGTGCAACAACTTTTATAGAGCAACTTAAAACAACCTTTATATTTAACGCATATCACATTTATATGCAACCTAAAGCTACCTTTATCTTATTTGCATTATTTTACCTTACTTTAAATGCTATTGCGCAGGATAGTTTAAACGTTGACACTGCCCGCCGATTAAATCAGACAAAAACCAACCCGATTATTTATAGTGACCTTCATTTCGGATGGGCATTTTTAGGAGCCGATGGCTTATACGGTGGTTTTAATATCAATTACCAATACAAAAAAAATCTGTTCACCCTCAGATACAATGCCATTGCTGATTTGGCCGGAGGAGACCCGCAATTAAGGAAATTACAAATAATTGCCATTGAAGATCAGGGACATTATCAGGAATACGGCATGCTATATGGCCGACGATACCTTACCAATACACGTGGCTTGAGTTTTTCGGCCGGTGCATCATTCAATTACCGGGTACGTAAATACCCCAATGCCGGCGGTAGTAAAACTATAACTTATGACTATTATCCAGGTTTGCCATTTGAATTGAATGTTAATTGGTTTAAAGGCCGAAAACGGCGCTTTCGCATATATCATATTATACCGGTTGGTGAGCCTACGGCTTTTGGCGCCAGCATTGGCTTTAAACTGCACGGCAATGTGTCAAAAAATCCGTACCTGGCACTTGGAATTGTTTATGGCCTAGGGATGTTTAAGCATTATGATAATGGATCCGCGCAAAACAAAGGCAAATAACCATTAGTAATAGCAATGCCATAAACGGTTTTCAAACCTCGATTTTGTTGCGCACATTATAGTTTTGTATAGTATAAGCTATTCTATGAGTACGAATAAAATAACGCTGAGTGTTCTTGATCAATCGCCCGTTCGCAAAGGCGCTACCGCCAAGCAGGCCGTTCAGGAAACTATAGCATTGGCACAACTTACTGATAAACTGGGCTATCACCGCTTTTGGGTATCAGAACATCATAATACCGGTATACTGGCCGGCTCAACTCCCGAAGTATTAATGGCACACCTTGCGGGCGTTACCAAACACTTGCGCATTGGCTCCGGCGGTATTATGATGCCTAACCACAGCACACTAAAGGTTGCGGAGAATTTCAGGATGCTGGAAGCCTTGTTTCCTGGCCGGATCGACCTGGGGATGGGTCGCGCGCCGGGTACCGACCGTATTACGGCCGGCATACTTAATCCATCAAACCAATTCCGTGAGCAGGATTTTATTGAGCAGCTTGCCGACCTGGTTGATTATTTTCATGACCGCGGCGAACCGGGAACCATTAAAGCCCGCATACGCGCTATACCGCAGGTGCAAACCGTACCGGGCATGTGGCTGCTAAGCTCCAGCGGGCAAAGCGGTTTATTTGCCGCACACTTCGGCATGGGCCTGTCTTACGCCCGCTTTATTAATCCTAATGGTGGCGCGGCGGCAGTTCAGCTTTATCGCGAGCGTTTTCAGCCATCCGAAGATATGCCGGAACCACAAGCAAACATGGCGCTGTTTGTTTTCTGTTCACAAGATGAGGAGAAGCTAATGCAGCACCGCGCGGTAATGGAGCACCGCTTTTTACAATTTGAAAAAGGCGGCCCCATCGGTCCGCTAACCTATGATGATGTAAAGGATGTGGTATACAACGAGCCAGAGGTGGCCAGGCTCATCCACCACAGTAAACGCATAGTAACCGGCAAACCTAACGAGATCAAACAAAAGCTTACTGCATTGGCTGATGAATATAAAGTTGACGAAATAATCGCGATAACCATTTGCGAACATTTTGAAGACAGGTTAAGATCGTACGAGTTGCTGGCGGAAGTGTTTGGGTTGGACGGACGGTAACAGTATTTACTCACCTGCCATTAATACGTTCGGCGTCCCTCTTTGCACGAGCAAAAGGGGATTTTTAGTACTAGAAATTGTAAATACCCCCATCTCTCTTTTAGTGGCAAAGAGAGATAGTTAATATGCTATAAAAATATTCTTATCTGCTTCTCTCCCTCTTTACGCCCTTGCAGAGAGGATCGTCCAGCGAAGCGAAGACGGGGCAAGTCAAAAATCTTATAAAAAGCAAGGCCCCTGATGGGCAGGGGCCTTTACTAACCAATTATAAACCTAAATTATGAGAAGAGCTGTAGGAGAAGGAGTCGAACCTCCACGGAGTGGTTATTCTTATTGCTAAGAGTTTCCCAGGTTCTCCGCCACCGGGACAAGGAGGTGTGTCTGCCAAAATTTCACCATCCTACAGTAATTATCCGAGCCATCGGATGCTGTTGGGGAAGGATTCGAACCTCCACAGAGTGGTTAGCCCGCTTCGGGTTTCCCATAATCTCCGCCACCGGGACAAGGAGGTGTGTCTGCCAAAAATTTCACCACCCAACAGTATTTTTTGTTTTAAAGAACGGTAAGCATTTCTCATTTGCTTAATACAAATTTAAGCGACAACTTAAATTCTTGCAAATATTTCAATAAAATAATTTTATTTTTATTCAGATTTTAATTAAACTTGTAATAAAATATAGATTTTCTAATTTATGCCCCACAGAAAAGCCCAAAATTTAGAAATTGATAATCTCGATATACAGATATTATCGATCTTAATGAAAAATGCAACTACTCCC
This Mucilaginibacter defluvii DNA region includes the following protein-coding sequences:
- a CDS encoding pyruvate dehydrogenase complex E1 component subunit beta yields the protein MRADCISNIIDYICVRKKIIFQSTMREIQFREALREAMQEEMRNDDTIYLMGEEVAEYNGAYKVSQGMLDEFGAKRVIDTPISELGFAGIGIGSAMNGLKPIIEFMTFNFSLVAIDQVINAAAKMMSMSGGQFSVPIVFRGPTGNAGMLSSQHSQCFENWYANCPGLKVVVPSNPYDAKGLLKSAILDPDPVIFMESELMYGDKGEVPEETYYIEIGKAKVVKEGTDVTLVGFGKIMKVVNAAAEELAKEGINAEVIDLRTVRPIDYATVIESVKKTNRLVIVEESWPLGSIATEVAFKVQKDAFDYLDAPIQRIMGGDVPLPYAPTLIQEYLPNADRVVKAVKQVMYVTK
- a CDS encoding LLM class flavin-dependent oxidoreductase → MSTNKITLSVLDQSPVRKGATAKQAVQETIALAQLTDKLGYHRFWVSEHHNTGILAGSTPEVLMAHLAGVTKHLRIGSGGIMMPNHSTLKVAENFRMLEALFPGRIDLGMGRAPGTDRITAGILNPSNQFREQDFIEQLADLVDYFHDRGEPGTIKARIRAIPQVQTVPGMWLLSSSGQSGLFAAHFGMGLSYARFINPNGGAAAVQLYRERFQPSEDMPEPQANMALFVFCSQDEEKLMQHRAVMEHRFLQFEKGGPIGPLTYDDVKDVVYNEPEVARLIHHSKRIVTGKPNEIKQKLTALADEYKVDEIIAITICEHFEDRLRSYELLAEVFGLDGR